tttggcagttcctataaacttttcaggaacggggccgttctttcccgcattcgcacatgcaggaactcgggaccatctccctcagttcctataaccatttcagctccttctccgaggctgggtctttttttgggttctataggaacacatctgacggaggtgtttggtggtcggtagctacgccccatgtcatgttgtcacggctgcaatgtttactcatacgacacagacacaacctgcgcgtgtttaataagttaaacggacacgtggtctcctttgtctgcggcgctctgctctcctttcttcatgaaacgaagaagtatggcctgcgctcgatcctgactctctctgtgagctcttccagcctcgatgttagacgcccgatgtgatcgtccatgattaatatcaccatcatgcagaccatgaacacggtggcctccccgctctccatgttagcttctttgtggtgttttttccttctctccttacttttcacgggttttgttttgctgttgaatgtggcgctaaagtaacatgtAACTGtctctatcaggtcccgactcatgtgcgaatgcaaactgaaacagttccgctggagaaggacagttatcagaacgaaattctaAAGCcgattcggacagagcagttctaagaaggCAGTTCTTAGATTCAattgctctgtccgaatgcggctttaGTCTGACCTTAACCGCAAACAGGGCTAATACACCCAGATGATGCAGTTCTACATCGACTCAAATGGACCGAGGCGCTCTGCACGTCCTTCAAAGTtctatctttttgtaaaaacggTAAAAGGTACGTGTGTATTAATACAGCCTTTTTAGAAGGCTCAGCCTAATCAGCATCCAGACTGCTGCTGCGCTCTAATAAAATCTTAATTTTCGTGGccgcagcatcatctgacaaaattacTATTCAAGCAAGTTAAAGACgaagtctgtgcagtgaatttggCTTTAATTACATGTACAATGACCGCCTACAGAGCAAgacagaagcagcagaatgtcttgaagCTTTATTCTACACAGTCCACAGCATCGCAGCATTTGATACGCCCCCCGGTGCATGGACAGTGGGACAACAATGGCGGTCCAATTAAATGACCAGGTCGAACTAGAACTGTAGCTCAACTCACCTAAGCTGACTGATTTTACAACATACTCTTTGTTCTAATGCCCAAACACAGCCTGCTCAGACGAGCAACAATGCTGACCAAGAAGACAGCTCatactttgtttgtttctaatAATACGCCTTAAACCAGTCTACTCGCCACAACAATTATGGCCTCAAAGTCTCTCAGGTCTTTGCACCCGCCTATTTCTCCTGCATCAAATTCACTAGCAATGAGAAGTTCACTTCCTGTCTAATCCTAAGGTTGAagctttatgtatttttatttcaattgtCAGACCAAACACTGACCAAGTACcagagtgttgttgatgttttatgtttttatgcatttggcagacgcttttatccaaagcgacttacaggtagggtaaCGGGGGTCTTGCCtgaggacccctactggaggtagtacctttcatgcaggggatttgaaccctggtggcaatcttaccactacactatccagatcCCCGATTGATGGTGGTGTGCGTTTGTGAAAAGTGTACAGGAGTCTTTGTTAAATCTCAAGATGCCAAATCTAAGTTAGAAAGACGTTTTTTCAGATAGGAAACACTCCGTCATGTTAAGACATTTCCTGGAACAGtgcaattattttattcttctcCAGCACTCAAATCAAACGGAGCCCCTTTAGTTTGAGTGTGAACTGGATGTTATAATAAGGtcattaaaatataaaataacacTTGATCAGTTCAAGATGTTTATCAGTAAAAGATGCAACGCGTCTCATTCTGTTCTCCAGCGCTTCACTCTTACACGTTACAACAAAGGAATAGAGGTTCGACCTGCACGCTCGAACAGGACGCCAGAGAAACCGAGAGGCaaatcaggagctgctctaccTTTACTGGCCCGTTGCAGgtctctctccaggcagcaggTTGAGCAGCTGTGTTGAGGGCAACAGAAGCCTCCCCCAGGATTGCTGGAGGCACCCGGGAGTTTTCGGACACACTCCTCGTGGTAGTAACAACCACATCCAGACACAGAGCAGCGGGTCACCTCCTGACCCACCGTTTTACAGCTAAAACAAGGATGACTgcctaaaaaaagaaagaatgacaCGCTATCATAGTAAAGAACAAACTCGGATTGGCAGAGAGGACGGTGAGGATGCAGGAGTTGTCCGATTTCCTCACCATTTCTGCATTCCGAGCAGATGTATCTGCCTTCAGGTGGGGACGACAGACCAAGACAGTCCAGGTGAAACTGTCTGTTGCAGTCACCCTCGCACACCACTAAACCCTCTCCGTACACCTCacagatctaaaaaaaaaagaaagaaaaaaagaaagaaagacatttgGTTACATCATTATAAAGCGTGTGAGCTTCTTAGAGGAAAGAGTTGAACAGAAATGAGTCCCGTGCTGCTCTGACCTGGCACACAGTGTCTCTCTTGCCGGTGCCGCTGTCCTGACGGGACAAGCCGGAGTCCACTGACTGAGTATCCGAAGCATCTGCAtctgctgcagctggactgTCGAGACTCTTCCCAAATAAACCCTGGAGCACAGATGCACCAAAGCATTGATTTCATATTTCATGTGCTAATGTTATCAAATTAGGACAAGGAGTTAAAATGAGACATTAAGAAGAGGACTGAAACTTTGTATCTCACTTACAAGGAAAGCAAATatagaaaacatttttattgaacAGGATCAACCTATTTTGTGTGCAggaaacgtgtgtgtgtgtgtgtgtgtgtgtgtgtgtgtgtgtgtcaggggtTGTCCCTGTACATGTGTTTAAGCCTACCTGTGGGTCACTGAGGCCTCTGGAGTCAGAATCAGAGGTGTCTCTGTACTGGGAGGAAGCCATCTCAACATCTGTTGATGCTCTGCTTCGCTTCTTTAGGGGCTTGCATGCGTCTGAGATTTCACTGGCCCCTAAAGGATCACACAGATTGGATGGATTTGGTTCTCTTTAAGTAGCCTCCAGTCAGATGTAGAGCAGGTGTGAAAGAATAATCGCCTACCTTTCTGTGAACCCGTCCTCAGCGTAGTCTCTGGAGCCATCTCAGCCTGCGAGTAGGATAAATGTGAGACTTTATACAGACGTGGTGATCTTTTTGATTTGTGTGATAACATCTTACAGCTTTGTGGCAGAAAGGATTGCTGCACAAACGACAAACGGTTGataaaagtgattttttttatcatctcaAATCCATTGGCAGCATTTTAGGTACCGATAAACCCACAAAGAACTAAAAATATATTTGCGACTGGGATTCTAAGCTTATGTCTatctaattcattcatttttgactttcttcttccACCTTTTTCATGGTTAGAGGATAGTGCAGAGAAAATAAGAGGACAATGAAGCAGATGTGGGGAGAGAGGGGTATGAAATTTGAGAGAACTGCAGCTACTTCCATGCATGCTATTTTGGGTCTGAACAGCAGGTTCGCTGAGGATGACTGATACCTGTTCCTTTTTGGTTTTCTTCTTAGGGACGGCATCGTTGCCTCTCTCTGACTCAGACTTGCTCCTGACTGACCGCCGCTGCAGCTTCCTCTCCTGAGAAcctgaaaacacaaaaatattgactttcatCTCGCACCCGACTTCACAGAGTGACTCTACGGGTGAAATATTCAGCAAATCGACCCGTTTAATGCACTCACCTTGTGGACTACTGTGCTGTGATCCAGGGGAAGACGTCTGCTGAATTACTCCCTCCTCACTCCTCCGACTTGCGGGGGAGCCTCTCCTCTCGtccccctcttcctccccctcatccccctcttcttcctcctctggaCTGGGCTCAGGTTTAGCTCTGCTGTCCTGCTGAAAGCAACATTTGGACATGAGCTCACAGGATCTGTCATACATCTATTCTGTGTAGGTGCACAGAGTTACACCTACCTCAGGCGAGCAGTATCCCAGGTCGGGCTGTCTggcttctctctctcctctctcctccttttcctcttcaTCTTCCTTCTTTGGGGACGGAGCGGCCTTTTTCTGCAGGAGAGGCCAGTCACACTTTGTGATCTCCACATTCAGCCTCTTCATGGTGATGGAGAGAGGCAGCAGCTTTCTTGCAGCTGCCGTTTTCCATGCTCTGACTCGAGGCGGCGAGTCCTGTCGTACTCGCTCATCACAGCCAGCGTTCTGTTTTGGCAAggccgtcttgcgttggtccTCCATCTGGTTCTTTTCTTCACTCGGGGGCTGGGATGTGTTGTCGTCTGTGTTTGAAACGCTGCACTGTCTCCGTGGCAGCTGCCTTCGCGGCGGCTGTTGTCTGTCTGGTGACTTCACGCCTCCGTCCTCCTTCTTaatgactgagccgctgcagcGCCGGTTTCGCTTCTCGGCTCTGATGTTGGGTTTTCTGCTCGAGGGGCCTTCGTGGGGGTCGGGGTCAACATAGATAAAAGTGTAGTTGTCGATTCGCTCCTGGCGACTCATGACGAAGGCATCCTCAGCGTGGCCAACACCCACCTCCCACTGAGAACGCTCCCGCTGAGGAATAGGCTTCAGAAGCTAAAgaagaggagggaaaaaaaataaataaataaataaagtcatTCATTTCCAATTTCTGAACTGGCATCATCTAAAACAGGTAGAATCACAGTATGGTTTCCACAAACTTGAGGTTAAAGCTCTCCCAAGccaagaagaagccatatgtgaacaccACCCACCACCCACAACCCCCCCCCCGTGGCGaaggctcatttaaaatggactgaggctaAGTGACAAATGTTCTGTGGTGAGACCAATCAAAATTTCAAATTCTTTTTGGAAAATCTTGAACATCCTGTTCTCAAAACTAGAGGAGAGCGCCCCCCCGACTAGCACTCAGTTCATAAGTCTGCATTTCTGTTGGTAAGGGGCTGCAGTGGTGCCATCCTGCACAGCTGGGAAGGCTCCATCAGATcactttaaatagttttttgtgTTCCATGATGAATTAAATATTGCTCAGATCATATGACTGTAAATCGCAGTCGAGATATAAAGGGCACGAGACATTTGCATTTATCTTAGTGGCTGAAATGCTTCAGAAGGGACCTGCAAAATTAGCATTTTTACTTAGTGAATTCTTGGAAGTGAAAGACAGTGTTGCAGTATACATATTGATGTTCTATAAAGGTGTCCCACGAGGGATGAGACATGAGATTGCATGACTCGAGCAGACGTTGATTTATTGCTTTATACAGAACATACGGTCCTATATATAGAGGACAAGCCAGAGTACAATTGTGCAACTACATAGCATCTgagaaaataagtaaaaaaaaacaatgctttGATTTATTTGGACATACTTTGTGCTTCTCCACAGGGTTTGTAGTTTTGCGCAGCGTCTCCGCCTGAAGCTCGTCAAACTGCAGTTTCCCCTGGTACACGACTATCCTCTTCTCGTGGATCCACGCTCGCTCTGCGACGCTGCCAAAGAACTGGACGTGATACTCCCTGTGACCTGTGCAGCAGAGGGGAACACGTGCCGTCTCATTTTAGGTCCCGACACATTGACAAAATGCGTTGGgattgctttttgtttttctgatggGTCTTACCTCTGGTGTTGATGCGAGTGTGGACCTTCATCTGTGGGTCCGAGGAGACCATGCAGGGCCACCAGGGATAGGTGCCCACCTTGGACCACACAAGATCCCCAATTACAAACTCCTTACAGAAGCCCGTCTCTTGGATCACTGACGGATGATGAACTTTAGGAACCTAAATATGAACACAAACGAGTCACTGATCTGCTTTCAAAGTCTAAACAATCACAAGTGCTGCATGTCTGCTACACACTACAACAACTGGTGTGCAAAGAACTCTTGCCTTTGGCGTCTTTGGTTCAGTTTTGATGACGGTCTTCGGAGGTTTCTCTGTCTGGGCCGGCGGCGTTTCACTCAGCTGGGGCTGGACGTGGGTGTCGTCCGTCTGGCCCGTTGTACCTGCCTGCGTTTGGCACGAGTCCAGGTTCTGTTCctgaacctgcagctgcagcctcgcactctttttcctcttctccttcttcctctcATGTCTGCGCTGCATCTGAGCGGCCTCATTCTTCTGAGACTCCTTCATGAGgtgagaaaatagaaaaataggCGCAGGAAAACTGTGAAGATGACGAGGACGCGTCGGTGAGGGTGTAGTGCGGTTGATAAGAAGACTTAAAGTCAACAAAGATATGCATAGTGACGATTCCATATGCGTTTTAAAGGGACTCGTTGGACTTTAGTATGTGGTGTAATCTTTCTGTTTATCAAGCTGGTACATCAAATATTTGTGCGtcatttgaagacaatacatttgGCTCAAGGGCCCAAACCCCTCGATCACTTCTGCTCTGCATGAAATCAGTTCAAAGAGCATCCACCGACTTTAGTTACTCCTGAAAACTTTTGATTCTCTCAGCAGTTATTGCTGCAGTTCACTTTCATTCTTCATTAATataatcctttttttccccccttgttGTCACTGTTTTGCTACTTAAATAGACAATTCAAGTTCTGCTCATTGCAATCAGCGAGGGAAAACGCACCTCAGTGATGAAGGCGGGACAGTTAGCGAGCTAGCTGCAAGTCCGAGAGTAATACAGTGTAGTAGGCCTACGGATTGGTGATTTTAAACCTGCCCTAAAAATCCTGAGCAAAACataaatgaaaaacacttttaagTAACTGCTGTCTAACACGCAACTTTGTAAGTTTGCAAGAGAGCAGAGACAGTGTTGACACTATATGCTCTCATTTGAGCacattcaacatttattttatgAAAGATCAGGTGAACAATTAAGAAAATTTATTACTGATTGACGCCTTTTGGGATCTTTACCTTCTTGTAAGGACCTTACGGAGGTAAGCGGGGAGCAGAGAAAGAGACCGAGGTACTGGATTTAAGCAATGAGCAATGTGGTTGTGTGGAATACACCTCCACAGTCATCTGGATAATCAACTAACTGATCAGGCAGTCGATTATTTCAGCATTAACATCGATAATTCTAAATATTATAAGAATAATTGATTATTTCTTccctttgaaaaataaaccttgGTAAAGGAAAAcgcaaaaagaaaacagagtttTCAGTCCGATGCACAGACAGCGTACACACGATGTGCAGACATTCATGCAATACCTGCAGTTCTTGCAGCAGATCTCCACACAGCGCAGACTCAAACAGCTCCTTTCCGTTCTGATACGTTTTTATGATCTTCAGCTTGATCTCCGGGGAGCTGGTTTTCTTCAGGACTCCGCTAGAGGTGTTGGACAGGGTGTGAGCAGGCTGAGGTGAGGGGGTGCTGTCGACGAGAGAGGGAGGAGGGCTCGACGAAGGCAAGTGTAATGGGGGAGGAGGTGGCAGATTGTGTGTCATGATGTGAGGCGTCTGGGACAGGTGATGCTGGGAGGGTAGCGGCGGCGGCGGAGGACTCTGTGGCTGCGAGTGGGTCTGTATATGAGGTGGGTTTGAGTGGAAGGGGTGAGTGTGGTGGTGATGTAGGTGATGGTGGTGGAGGTGTGGGTGATGTGTGGGCAGCGGGGGAGAAACAGGAGACAGAGGCCTCTCCTGGAGACCAGGGCCTCTCAGGACCGTTCCCTCCCCCGGAAGGAGGTCCCCGTAGCTCCGTATGGCCCCGTAACCGTTAGCCGAGCCGTTGGAGAACTGAGAGTACATTGAAAACTTTGCCTGTGGCTCGTAAATGCCCAGACCTGGCGGGTAGCCATTGGGGACCTGCGGCATGTCCTCCGAGGCTGACGGCGGGTAAGGAAACTCTGCATCCAGGGCAGCATCGTAGGAGGGTCCACCATCCTCACCCGGGTCACTGCCGGTGTCACAGGTGCCTTCCTGTCTGATGTTGGCTGAGTCAATGAGCTGAGGGGGTTGCTGAATTGTATTTCCCATGATCCCTTGCatgaaagagaaggagaaatCCATTGTTGGGCTCCTGCATCCTTAACTGTCTTTTTCTTTGACTGGACCTGTTGACGGAAACGTGTGACACAGTAGGACTGCGGTTAAACCGTCGTCATTCGAACAACACACCCAAAAACAGGCAAGATCCCCACATCCGTACTTCACAAGATTACAGACGTCAAATCGCCCCGTTCCTGGGACTTCTCTCAACATTGTGACATGTTCAAATGTCCGTCAGACACTTTGTATGCAGTAGACTACAAAGGGCAGCTTCACAATGCTTTGCCAACAGGGTCATAAACCCTGGTTTGTGGTGATGTAAATGTGGAAGAAAAAGATATCTGTAATTTAGGATTTTGACAGCAGTACCCATGGGACATCCAAGCCAATCCAACCTCGGCTCCTAATAAACTTAGCTGAAACAAAATCCCAGATCTTACATCTAAAATGCAAGTGTTAgtcccccctttttttctttttacataaaATCTAATAGTAATGTGGGGTGGACATTTAAACAGCcaaacatacaaaaaataaataaaaatactccGGTTTCTCGAATCCTGCATATGATCAAAACCAGGAAATTCTTGCACATGTAAAAAAGGGGTCAGTTCGGGGGTCGGATGCTAGGGGGCAATCTGTGAACTTTTATGGTAAATTCTCAGCCAAAATAACAACACCACCCTTTTTCGGTCCGAAACTCTCTTAAATGTGTAAACCTGCTGTATTTGGGACTGGGAGGTTGTGCAGCCTCTTCTCTGACAGCCATTGCTCGTGAGTGCAGCGCCTCTCTCCACAAGCAATAGAtcattttagtgtttttattacATCAACGCAAACACATGgtgcacaaacaaaacaaagagctgCTGCCAGTGGCTGCGCTGCCCTTTTATTCTAGTCACTTTTAATATCTGTGAAGAGCAATTAATCGGGTTAAAGGGGTTAAGTGAATTGGACTAATCCACTCATTGTGGTTCAATTTGTGAGCAAACTCAGGCTGCTCAGCCCCAGAAAGGTGAATAATGTAAACATCCATACGGTGTCGATGAGCGGTCACTGGCTGCTCTGTATCGACTTGTAATAATATTTTTGGCTAATAGCTGGTGTTTTAAACTGTAACACCTGGCTACAGATGTGTGGttttacctaaaaaaaaaaacccgactGCGCACACAAAAATATTTCACTAAGAGATGTTGTAGCTTCTTGCGATGCTAGCTTCGAGCTATCTGGCATCAAAGGGGCCACAATGGAAAGATGGGGACGTTTTGAAAGGGTAGAAAAGACAACAGAAGGCAGTGTGTCTGTAAGTCTTCAGTCAAACACGTCTCAACGTTTGCTTTTTACCTATCTGCACCTAGCACACATGGATCAAGATGAAAGGACAAGCTAATGTTGGCTAGGCTAACGTTCCATTGCCAATATGGCTGCCTGTGCCCCCTTTAAATCAAATTGTCTGCCGTGATTATACCTCCATCACTGGCGGTTTGGA
This Odontesthes bonariensis isolate fOdoBon6 chromosome 6, fOdoBon6.hap1, whole genome shotgun sequence DNA region includes the following protein-coding sequences:
- the nsd3 gene encoding histone-lysine N-methyltransferase NSD3 isoform X3 encodes the protein MDFSFSFMQGIMGNTIQQPPQLIDSANIRQEGTCDTGSDPGEDGGPSYDAALDAEFPYPPSASEDMPQVPNGYPPGLGIYEPQAKFSMYSQFSNGSANGYGAIRSYGDLLPGEGTVLRGPGLQERPLSPVSPPLPTHHPHLHHHHLHHHHTHPFHSNPPHIQTHSQPQSPPPPPLPSQHHLSQTPHIMTHNLPPPPPLHLPSSSPPPSLVDSTPSPQPAHTLSNTSSGVLKKTSSPEIKLKIIKTYQNGKELFESALCGDLLQELQESQKNEAAQMQRRHERKKEKRKKSARLQLQVQEQNLDSCQTQAGTTGQTDDTHVQPQLSETPPAQTEKPPKTVIKTEPKTPKVPKVHHPSVIQETGFCKEFVIGDLVWSKVGTYPWWPCMVSSDPQMKVHTRINTRGHREYHVQFFGSVAERAWIHEKRIVVYQGKLQFDELQAETLRKTTNPVEKHKLLKPIPQRERSQWEVGVGHAEDAFVMSRQERIDNYTFIYVDPDPHEGPSSRKPNIRAEKRNRRCSGSVIKKEDGGVKSPDRQQPPRRQLPRRQCSVSNTDDNTSQPPSEEKNQMEDQRKTALPKQNAGCDERVRQDSPPRVRAWKTAAARKLLPLSITMKRLNVEITKCDWPLLQKKAAPSPKKEDEEEKEERGEREARQPDLGYCSPEQDSRAKPEPSPEEEEEGDEGEEEGDERRGSPASRRSEEGVIQQTSSPGSQHSSPQGSQERKLQRRSVRSKSESERGNDAVPKKKTKKEQAEMAPETTLRTGSQKGASEISDACKPLKKRSRASTDVEMASSQYRDTSDSDSRGLSDPQGLFGKSLDSPAAADADASDTQSVDSGLSRQDSGTGKRDTVCQICEVYGEGLVVCEGDCNRQFHLDCLGLSSPPEGRYICSECRNGSHPCFSCKTVGQEVTRCSVSGCGCYYHEECVRKLPGASSNPGGGFCCPQHSCSTCCLERDLQRASKGRLIRCIRCPLAYHTSDGCMAAGSVILTHHIMICSNHGSAKRNGLLTSPINVGWCFLCARATKKNVGKGGKLLCCDSCPASFHPECLEMEMPEGAWSCSDCRAGKKPHYKQIVWVKLGNYRWWPAEICNPRLVPSNIQSLRHDVGDFPVFFFGSHDYYWINQGRVFPYVENDKNFVTGQININKTFKKALEEAARRFQELKAQRESKEALEQERNSRKPPPYKSIKSNKPVGKVQMHVADLSEVPRCNCRPTDEHPCSFDSQCLNRMLQYECHPQVCPAGDSCENQCFSKRLYAENEVIKTEGRGWGLRTNQALRKADFVTEYVGEVIDSEECQQRIKRAHENHLTNFYMLTLTKDRVIDAGPKGNSARFMNHSCSPNCETQKWTVNGDVRIGLFALCDIDAGTELTFNYNLHCVGNRRMSCHCGSDNCSGFLGVQPTSVVVMEKEEKARNAKLKPKKRKLRPEGKHAHELFCFCCGEGGELVMCDKKDCPKAYHLLCLNLSKPPYGRWECPWHDCSVCGAPASSLCDFCPRSFCGDHEAGALTASSLDNRLCCCSHNPLSPLGSSSSSTQPHYSALSPVRVKEELDAGQPAAE